The following proteins come from a genomic window of Hymenobacter canadensis:
- a CDS encoding alanine dehydrogenase, which translates to MPDAVPPGFESLATGRAYFTQESMLAVETRKRKLFIGLPRETSLQENRICLTPEAVKHLVEEGHEIIMESGAGEPSKYSDHNYSEAGATIAYSQKEVYEADLILKVAPPTHDEIEFLHANQTLISALQFGTLTSEYVMALTRKKVNAISFELIKDPSGARPVVRAMSEIAGSTVMLIAAEYLARSNEGKGIILGGITGVPPSQVVILGAGTVAEYAARAATGLGAEVKVFDNHLYKLRRLKQNLGTQLYTSTLDTFALSQQLRRADVVIGALNAEEGRVPFMVPESMVASMAPGSVIIDVSIDQGGCFETSEMTSHSKPVFRKYDVIHYCVPNIASRVPRTATNALSNIFTPILQEISQHGGINEVLFTNEHFRSGVYIYKGSLTNATIAKRFNMRYKELGLMIAVRN; encoded by the coding sequence ATGCCCGACGCAGTACCCCCCGGATTCGAGTCGCTGGCTACGGGCCGCGCCTACTTCACGCAGGAATCCATGCTGGCTGTGGAAACCCGGAAGCGCAAGCTTTTTATCGGGTTGCCGCGCGAAACGTCGTTGCAGGAAAACCGCATCTGCCTCACGCCCGAGGCCGTGAAGCATCTGGTGGAGGAAGGCCACGAAATCATCATGGAAAGCGGGGCCGGGGAGCCCAGCAAGTACTCCGACCACAACTACTCCGAGGCCGGTGCCACCATTGCCTACTCGCAGAAGGAAGTCTACGAGGCCGACCTCATCCTGAAAGTAGCCCCGCCTACCCACGACGAAATCGAGTTCCTGCACGCCAACCAGACCCTGATTTCGGCCCTGCAGTTCGGCACGCTCACCTCGGAATATGTCATGGCCCTCACCCGCAAGAAGGTGAATGCCATCAGCTTCGAGCTGATCAAGGACCCCAGCGGGGCCCGGCCGGTGGTGCGCGCCATGAGCGAAATTGCAGGCTCCACCGTCATGCTGATTGCGGCCGAGTACCTGGCGCGCTCCAACGAGGGCAAGGGCATCATTCTAGGCGGCATCACGGGCGTGCCGCCGTCGCAGGTCGTGATTCTGGGGGCTGGCACGGTGGCCGAGTACGCCGCCCGCGCTGCCACCGGCCTGGGCGCCGAGGTGAAGGTATTCGACAACCACCTCTACAAGCTGCGCCGCCTCAAGCAAAACCTGGGCACCCAGCTCTACACCAGCACCCTCGACACGTTTGCGCTCAGCCAGCAACTGCGCCGCGCCGATGTGGTGATTGGGGCTCTCAACGCCGAAGAAGGGCGCGTGCCGTTCATGGTGCCCGAAAGCATGGTGGCCAGCATGGCGCCCGGCTCGGTCATCATCGACGTGAGCATCGACCAGGGCGGCTGCTTCGAAACCAGTGAGATGACCAGCCACAGCAAGCCTGTCTTCCGCAAGTACGACGTGATTCATTACTGCGTGCCCAACATTGCGAGCCGTGTGCCGCGCACGGCCACCAACGCGTTGAGCAACATTTTCACACCCATTCTGCAGGAAATCAGCCAGCACGGCGGCATCAATGAGGTGCTGTTCACGAATGAGCACTTCCGCAGTGGCGTGTATATCTACAAAGGCTCGCTCACCAACGCCACCATCGCCAAGCGCTTCAACATGCGCTATAAGGAGCTGGGTCTGATGATTGCCGTGCGCAACTAA
- the tsaE gene encoding tRNA (adenosine(37)-N6)-threonylcarbamoyltransferase complex ATPase subunit type 1 TsaE, producing the protein MLHLTISGLEALPAAAAQVRDALRGHSIVCFEGEMGAGKTTFIKALCASLGVPEDEVSSPTFSLVNEYRDARNQPIYHFDFYRLNHPGEAEDIGALEYFDSGYLCLIEWPSCIEALLPPERLLITLTVTGPSSRELVISN; encoded by the coding sequence ATGCTTCACCTCACTATATCTGGCCTGGAGGCCCTGCCTGCCGCCGCCGCCCAGGTCCGCGACGCGCTGCGCGGCCACTCCATCGTGTGCTTCGAAGGCGAGATGGGGGCCGGCAAAACCACGTTCATCAAGGCCCTGTGCGCCAGCCTGGGCGTGCCTGAGGACGAGGTCAGCAGCCCCACGTTTTCGCTGGTAAACGAATACCGCGACGCCCGCAATCAGCCCATCTACCACTTCGACTTCTACCGCCTCAACCACCCCGGCGAGGCCGAAGATATTGGGGCGTTGGAGTACTTCGATTCCGGCTATCTTTGCCTGATAGAGTGGCCCAGCTGCATTGAGGCGCTGCTGCCACCCGAACGACTACTCATCACGCTCACCGTCACCGGACCCTCATCAAGGGAATTAGTAATTAGTAATTGA
- a CDS encoding sensor histidine kinase, producing the protein MKLLNLNSLQGRLSVLLGALLLAVSGVYVLLLAQSTDQYLAEELQRNNRSLAASVAQVLQIDSATNEIPQATLQRTFGAAMAINPSIKLYLVGLDGQILTSSAAPNEVKSARVAMPPVRAFLAGRQPLPIFGTDPRHPAVARPFSVVPLVTRTGRLHCYLYITLGGGPAPDAATSWRQSYIVGGLLRMLALAGAATLVLGVLLISLLTKNLHRLSAAVRRLHAGDYAARVEGIQPGDELAELAEAFNGMAARTEESVAALRRNDELRRELVANISHDLRTPLASIEGYTETILLRQHLLTEPERQSYLHTILKNTQSLKRLVSELFELSKLEARQTVPRPEPFSVTELVQDVLLKLEPEARARTIALEAHWPTAVPFACADIGLIERVLQNLLDNALRYTPAGGRVLVTVAAPDAQQRLTLLVTDTGRGIAPQDLPHVFDRFYRSDQVRDKTQDGLGLGLAIARRIVHLHGSELTVHSREGEGTCFAFSLPVYGG; encoded by the coding sequence GTGAAACTTCTGAACCTCAATAGCCTGCAGGGGCGGCTGTCGGTGCTGCTGGGCGCGCTGCTGCTGGCCGTGAGCGGGGTCTACGTGCTGCTGCTGGCCCAAAGCACCGACCAGTATCTGGCCGAGGAACTGCAGCGCAACAACCGCAGCCTGGCTGCCTCCGTGGCCCAGGTGCTCCAGATCGACTCTGCCACCAACGAAATACCGCAGGCCACGCTCCAGCGCACTTTTGGGGCCGCTATGGCCATCAACCCCAGCATCAAGCTCTACCTGGTGGGGCTTGATGGGCAGATTCTCACCTCATCGGCGGCCCCCAACGAGGTGAAGAGCGCGCGCGTGGCCATGCCGCCAGTGCGGGCGTTTCTGGCCGGCCGGCAGCCGCTGCCCATCTTCGGCACCGACCCGCGCCACCCGGCCGTGGCGCGCCCCTTTTCGGTGGTACCCCTCGTGACGCGCACCGGCCGGCTGCACTGCTACCTCTACATCACGCTGGGCGGCGGCCCCGCCCCCGACGCCGCCACCTCGTGGCGGCAGAGCTACATCGTGGGCGGCCTGCTCCGGATGCTGGCGCTGGCCGGCGCGGCCACGCTGGTGCTGGGCGTGCTGCTGATTTCGCTGCTCACCAAAAACCTGCACCGCCTCTCGGCCGCCGTGCGCCGCCTGCACGCCGGCGACTACGCGGCCCGCGTGGAAGGCATCCAACCCGGCGACGAGCTGGCTGAGCTGGCCGAGGCTTTCAACGGCATGGCCGCCCGCACCGAGGAGTCGGTGGCGGCACTGCGCCGCAACGACGAGCTGCGGCGCGAGCTGGTGGCCAACATCAGCCACGACCTGCGCACGCCGCTGGCCAGCATCGAGGGCTACACCGAAACCATCCTGCTCAGGCAGCACCTGCTCACGGAGCCTGAGCGGCAAAGCTACCTGCACACCATCCTTAAGAACACGCAGAGCCTCAAGCGGCTGGTGTCGGAGCTGTTTGAGCTGAGCAAGCTGGAGGCCCGCCAGACGGTGCCGCGCCCCGAGCCGTTTTCCGTGACCGAGCTGGTGCAGGACGTGCTGCTCAAGCTGGAACCCGAAGCCCGGGCCCGCACCATCGCGCTGGAAGCCCACTGGCCCACCGCCGTGCCCTTCGCCTGCGCCGACATCGGCCTCATTGAGCGGGTGCTGCAGAACCTGCTCGACAACGCCCTGCGCTATACGCCCGCCGGCGGCCGGGTGCTCGTGACGGTGGCCGCGCCCGATGCCCAGCAGCGCCTGACGCTGCTCGTCACGGATACCGGCCGCGGCATTGCCCCCCAGGATCTGCCCCACGTCTTCGACCGGTTCTACCGCTCCGACCAGGTGCGCGACAAAACACAGGACGGCCTGGGGCTGGGTTTGGCCATTGCCCGCCGCATCGTGCATCTGCACGGCAGCGAGCTAACCGTGCATAGCCGCGAAGGCGAAGGCACCTGCTTTGCTTTCTCACTGCCGGTGTACGGAGGCTGA
- a CDS encoding TonB-dependent receptor yields the protein MNSVFTGVLRRISRLLPALLTLAGPLVAQERPAPIPGTVRTATGTPVEYATVVLHRATDSVALKTEFTDAGGQFVLAPASVGQYLVSVVHAGYAQAWVGPITVTDRPPAILRLTLAASPTQQLRGVTVTGQKPPFERRADRTIINVENSPLSSGSTVLDVLGRAPGVTVDGNDELALRGKRGVLVLLDGKRVPMTGTELANMLRALPAEQVSTMELIPNPPAKYDAQGTAGVIVINLRKDQHLGTNGSLNASYGRGRYGKHTSGLSLNHRGPHANLYATYAYTDRQNFQNLAFSRIYRPEGQPQASSQQRNEMRNHLVSHAWKAGLDYTLSPRTTLGVMVSGLASKSPWQGTNESAFFDAQDQPVSSYTSDNFRNLRTPNVAANLTLRHTFRPDSAGTAELTADADMARYGIRRVLDLVTIYSLPAGQPTTALTGNQDGTLHIQSAKADYVRPLPRGLRLELGLKASQVRADNDVVFYRNGSLLRDATQSNRFRYDESIRAAYLTMSRTRPGLTLTAGLRAEQTVATGRQDIGNENFDRRYLQLFPNLNLSRTLSEAHALGFTLSRRLDRPTYTQLNPFRSYVDATSYRAGNPYLQPMTSYSAELTHTWRQKYTTGLSYARGHWPIVPVYLAQPGPERLVAATDVNLQTRHYYAFTLTAPLAPTKWWQLYTDIELFYIYFDGRLSNTTAPAGRPGAIASANSTFALGKGWTADLNGSYHSREWYAFQVVEAFGQLGVGVQKSLLDGRATLRLNATDLLYTAPITATSRYQVFEERYRASQDSRAATVSFSYRFGSNEVPPARKRATGAEEEKRRAVSQ from the coding sequence ATGAATTCAGTTTTTACCGGCGTTCTGCGCCGGATTTCGCGCCTGCTACCGGCGTTGCTTACCCTTGCGGGGCCGCTGGTGGCCCAGGAGCGGCCGGCACCGATACCGGGTACAGTCCGGACGGCCACCGGCACGCCCGTGGAATATGCCACCGTCGTGCTGCACCGCGCCACCGATTCGGTAGCGCTCAAAACCGAGTTTACGGACGCGGGCGGGCAGTTTGTACTGGCCCCGGCCAGTGTGGGCCAGTACCTGGTGTCGGTGGTGCATGCGGGCTATGCGCAGGCCTGGGTGGGGCCGATTACGGTTACGGACCGGCCGCCGGCCATATTACGCCTCACGCTGGCCGCCAGCCCCACGCAGCAGCTGCGCGGCGTTACCGTGACGGGCCAGAAACCGCCGTTCGAGCGCCGCGCCGACCGCACGATCATCAACGTGGAAAACAGCCCGCTTTCCAGCGGCAGCACCGTGCTTGACGTGCTGGGCCGCGCCCCGGGCGTGACCGTGGACGGCAACGATGAGCTGGCGCTACGGGGCAAGCGGGGCGTGCTGGTGCTGCTCGATGGCAAGCGCGTGCCCATGACGGGCACCGAGCTGGCCAACATGCTACGGGCCCTGCCCGCCGAGCAGGTGAGCACCATGGAGCTGATTCCCAACCCGCCCGCCAAGTACGATGCGCAGGGTACGGCCGGGGTCATCGTCATCAACCTCCGGAAAGACCAGCACCTGGGCACCAACGGCAGCCTGAATGCCAGCTACGGGCGCGGGCGCTACGGCAAACATACCTCGGGCCTGTCGCTGAACCACCGGGGGCCGCACGCCAACCTCTACGCCACCTACGCCTACACCGACCGCCAGAACTTCCAGAACCTGGCCTTTTCGCGGATTTACCGGCCCGAGGGCCAGCCCCAGGCCAGCAGCCAGCAACGCAACGAAATGCGCAACCACCTGGTGTCGCACGCCTGGAAGGCCGGCCTTGACTACACCCTCAGCCCCCGGACCACGCTAGGCGTGATGGTGAGCGGCCTGGCCAGCAAATCGCCTTGGCAGGGCACCAACGAGTCCGCGTTTTTTGATGCACAGGACCAACCGGTGAGCAGCTACACCTCCGACAACTTCCGCAACCTGCGCACGCCCAACGTGGCCGCCAACCTCACGTTGCGCCACACGTTCCGGCCCGACTCGGCGGGCACGGCCGAGCTGACGGCCGATGCTGATATGGCCCGCTACGGCATCCGGCGGGTGCTGGATCTGGTAACAATCTATAGCCTTCCCGCCGGGCAGCCGACCACGGCTCTCACCGGCAACCAGGATGGCACGCTGCACATCCAGAGCGCTAAGGCCGACTATGTGCGGCCGCTGCCACGCGGCCTGCGCCTGGAGCTGGGCCTGAAAGCCAGCCAGGTGCGCGCCGACAACGACGTGGTGTTTTATCGAAACGGCAGCCTCCTTCGGGATGCCACCCAGTCGAACCGCTTCCGCTACGACGAGAGCATCCGGGCGGCTTACCTGACGATGAGCCGCACCCGGCCGGGCCTCACGCTTACAGCCGGCCTGCGCGCCGAGCAAACCGTGGCCACCGGCCGCCAGGACATCGGCAACGAAAACTTCGACCGCCGCTACCTGCAGCTGTTCCCGAACCTGAACCTGAGCCGGACGCTGTCGGAAGCCCATGCGCTGGGCTTCACGCTGAGCCGCCGCCTCGACCGGCCCACCTACACCCAGCTCAACCCCTTCCGGTCTTATGTAGATGCCACCTCGTACCGCGCCGGCAACCCCTACCTGCAGCCCATGACCAGCTACAGCGCCGAGCTGACCCACACCTGGCGCCAGAAATACACCACGGGCCTGAGCTACGCGCGCGGCCACTGGCCCATCGTGCCGGTGTACCTGGCCCAGCCCGGCCCCGAGCGGCTGGTGGCCGCTACCGACGTGAACCTGCAGACCCGTCACTACTACGCCTTCACGCTCACGGCCCCGCTGGCCCCCACCAAATGGTGGCAGCTCTACACCGATATCGAGTTGTTCTACATCTACTTCGATGGCCGCCTAAGCAACACCACCGCCCCGGCGGGGCGGCCGGGAGCCATTGCCAGCGCCAACAGCACCTTCGCGCTGGGCAAGGGCTGGACTGCCGACCTGAACGGCAGCTACCACTCGCGCGAGTGGTACGCCTTCCAGGTGGTAGAGGCGTTTGGGCAGCTCGGCGTGGGCGTGCAGAAAAGCTTGCTCGACGGCCGGGCCACGCTGCGCCTCAACGCCACCGACCTGCTGTATACGGCGCCGATTACGGCTACCTCGCGCTACCAGGTGTTTGAGGAACGCTACCGCGCCAGCCAGGACAGCCGGGCGGCCACGGTGTCGTTTTCGTACCGGTTCGGCAGCAACGAGGTGCCGCCAGCCCGCAAGCGGGCCACGGGGGCCGAGGAGGAAAAGCGCCGCGCCGTCAGCCAATAG
- a CDS encoding pyridoxal phosphate-dependent aminotransferase, protein MQVSRMADSLIGSEIIKIGNEVNDMIRRGEQICNLTIGDFDPAIFPIPAALETEITAAYQAGHTNYPPANGMAALREAATAFTKERLGLDYSPNDVLVAGGSRPLIYATYLALVDPGDRVVFPVPSWNNNHYCHLSGAEPVMVETLPENNFMPTAEELAPHLAGATLLALCSPLNPTGTVFTRDNLLAICDLVLAENQRRQPSEKPLYLLYDQIYWMLTFGQTEHFDPVNLRPELRDYVVYIDGISKCLAATGVRVGYAFGPAVVIDKMKAILGHVGAWAPKAEQVATAKFLPNTPAVDGFIGEFKEKIQRSLETLHAGLQELKAAGYPVDSMVPMGAIYLTARLDVLGKTTPAGQVLSTTKELTSYLISDAGLALVPFSAFGTAGTAPWFRMSVGGASLESIEAALPRLRAALDALR, encoded by the coding sequence ATGCAAGTTTCGCGCATGGCCGACAGCCTCATCGGCTCCGAAATCATTAAGATCGGCAACGAAGTAAACGACATGATCCGCCGGGGAGAGCAGATCTGCAACCTGACCATCGGCGACTTCGACCCCGCCATTTTCCCGATACCGGCGGCGCTCGAAACCGAAATTACGGCCGCCTACCAGGCCGGGCACACCAACTACCCGCCCGCCAACGGCATGGCCGCCCTGCGCGAAGCCGCCACGGCCTTCACAAAGGAGCGCCTGGGCCTCGACTACTCCCCCAACGACGTGCTGGTGGCCGGCGGCTCGCGCCCGCTCATCTACGCCACCTACCTGGCCCTCGTGGACCCCGGCGACCGGGTGGTGTTTCCGGTGCCCAGCTGGAACAACAACCACTACTGCCACCTCTCGGGCGCCGAGCCGGTGATGGTGGAAACCCTGCCCGAAAATAACTTTATGCCCACGGCCGAGGAGCTGGCCCCGCACCTGGCCGGCGCCACGCTGCTGGCCCTATGCTCGCCGCTGAACCCCACCGGCACCGTTTTCACCCGCGACAACCTGCTGGCCATCTGCGACCTGGTACTGGCCGAAAACCAGCGCCGCCAGCCTAGCGAAAAGCCGCTCTACCTGCTCTACGACCAGATCTACTGGATGCTCACCTTCGGCCAGACCGAGCACTTCGACCCCGTGAACCTGCGCCCCGAGCTGCGCGACTATGTGGTGTACATCGACGGCATCTCGAAGTGCCTAGCCGCCACCGGCGTGCGGGTGGGCTATGCGTTCGGGCCGGCCGTGGTGATTGATAAGATGAAGGCTATTCTTGGGCACGTGGGCGCCTGGGCCCCCAAGGCCGAGCAGGTGGCTACCGCCAAGTTCCTGCCCAACACCCCGGCCGTCGATGGCTTCATCGGCGAGTTTAAGGAGAAGATTCAGCGCAGCCTCGAAACGCTGCACGCAGGCCTGCAGGAGCTGAAAGCCGCCGGCTACCCCGTCGATTCCATGGTGCCGATGGGGGCCATCTACCTCACGGCCCGCCTCGACGTGCTGGGCAAAACCACGCCGGCCGGCCAGGTACTCAGCACCACCAAGGAGCTGACTTCCTACCTGATCAGCGACGCCGGGCTGGCGCTGGTGCCGTTCAGTGCCTTCGGCACCGCTGGCACGGCGCCGTGGTTCCGCATGTCGGTGGGCGGGGCCTCGCTGGAGTCAATTGAGGCGGCCCTGCCCCGCCTGCGGGCTGCCCTGGACGCGCTGCGGTAG
- a CDS encoding response regulator transcription factor, whose protein sequence is MPAATRALIIEDDADIANLLRVNLRDIDCDCEITPNGLEGLRQATEGQFDVIILDIMLPGLNGIEVCRRIRAQQVSTPILMLTSKAEELDKVLALDLGADDYLTKPFSVRELLARVKARLRRSAPDKEPGFAGGAAGRFRQGGLLLDLGLRRVSVDERAVELTAKEFDLLALLLRHPGRPYSRTQLLDQIWGYSYSGYEHTVNSHINRLRIKIERDAANPEYVLTVWGVGYKLNDQLGQ, encoded by the coding sequence ATGCCCGCCGCCACCCGCGCCCTCATCATCGAAGACGACGCCGACATTGCCAACCTGCTGCGGGTGAACCTGCGCGACATCGACTGCGACTGCGAAATCACGCCCAACGGCCTGGAAGGACTGCGGCAGGCCACCGAAGGCCAGTTCGACGTCATCATTCTCGACATCATGCTGCCCGGCCTCAACGGCATAGAGGTGTGCCGCCGCATCCGGGCCCAGCAGGTGAGCACGCCCATTCTGATGCTGACCAGCAAGGCTGAGGAGCTCGACAAAGTGCTGGCCCTCGACCTGGGGGCCGACGACTACCTGACCAAGCCGTTCAGCGTGCGGGAGTTGCTGGCGCGGGTAAAAGCCCGCCTGCGCCGCTCGGCCCCCGACAAGGAGCCGGGCTTCGCGGGCGGGGCCGCCGGGCGCTTCCGGCAGGGCGGGTTGCTGCTGGATCTGGGGTTGCGCCGCGTCAGTGTCGATGAGCGGGCCGTGGAGCTGACGGCCAAGGAGTTTGACCTGCTGGCGCTGCTACTGCGCCACCCCGGCCGCCCCTATTCGCGCACCCAGCTCCTCGACCAGATCTGGGGCTACTCCTACTCCGGCTACGAGCACACCGTCAACTCGCACATCAACCGCCTGCGCATCAAGATTGAGCGCGACGCCGCCAACCCCGAGTACGTGCTGACGGTGTGGGGCGTGGGCTACAAGCTCAACGACCAGCTGGGCCAGTGA